A window of Rhododendron vialii isolate Sample 1 chromosome 13a, ASM3025357v1 contains these coding sequences:
- the LOC131314032 gene encoding G-type lectin S-receptor-like serine/threonine-protein kinase At4g27290: MVLPLILLSLFTSLSLFTEFTAALDVLSPNQTLADAAGGTLVSADESFELGFFPPPNSGNRYVGIWFKQVSLQTPIWVANKDNPVTDTSGVLTISPPGNIIITSNQTNLIWSSNSTMLSASPVLQLLDIGNLVVVNSNTGSYLWQSFDHPRDTLVPGMKLGWDISKNQEWYLTSWNSLQDPSTGDYTYRVDPRGLPQLVLRRGSTISYRSGPWDGVRFGGGLPLTPMKENTVFSPNFVYNTTFVYYSFVNIDDTIISRFVVNQTGLIEHLTWNQGSGEWVDIATLQADSCDLQHKRNTNLSLHGWTELNCTVATGFRRFSRLKLPDTSYFLGNRTEISRVDCEEACLKNCSCLGFAQTDISGCVVWSGELLDMRQYHEGGQDLYVRLAAFELGKFFTMSSVTDIDV, from the exons ATGGTCCTTCCCCTCattctcctctccctcttcacctctctctccctcttcacCGAATTCACCGCCGCGCTCGACGTGCTATCTCCGAACCAGACACTCGCGGACGCTGCCGGCGGAACGCTGGTTTCCGCGGATGAATCCTTCGAGTTAGGCTTCTTCCCTCCACCCAACTCTGGAAACCGTTACGTCGGAATATGGTTCAAGCAAGTCTCACTACAAACGCCCATTTGGGTAGCAAACAAAGACAACCCAGTAACAGATACGTCTGGTGTCCTCACAATAAGCCCCCCTGGCAACATAATCATcacttccaaccaaacaaatctCATTTGGTCCTCAAACTCAACAATGTTATCAGCCAGTCCTGTTTTGCAACTCCTAGACATTGGAAACCTTGTTGTGGTCAATAGCAATACAGGGAGTTATTTATGGCAAAGCTTCGATCACCCGCGCGATACGTTAGTACCCGGGATGAAACTGGGATGGGATATTTCCAAAAACCAAGAGTGGTACTTAACGTCGTGGAATAGTTTGCAAGATCCATCCACGGGCGATTATACGTACAGGGTTGACCCCCGGGGTCTCCCCCAATTAGTACTTCGCCGAGGATCAACGATCTCTTACCGAAGTGGACCATGGGATGGGGTTCGCTTCGGTGGAGGTCTTCCACTAACTCCAATGAAAGAGAACACTGTCTTCAGTCCTAATTTCGTATACAACACAACTTTTGTCTACTACTCGTTTGTTAACATTGATGATACTATCATTTCAAGGTTTGTGGTGAACCAAACAGGATTAATTGAGCACCTCACATGGAACCAGGGAAGCGGCGAGTGGGTAGATATAGCAACCCTGCAAGCGGATTCATGCGATTTGCAACATAAACGAAATACCAATTTGTCATTGCATGGATGG ACAGAGTTGAATTGTACGGTGGCCACGGGGTTTAGGAGGTTTTCCAGGCTGAAATTGCCGGACACGTCCTACTTTTTGGGGAATAGGACAGAGATAAGTCGGGTGGATTGCGAAGAGGCTTGTTTGAAGAATTGTtcttgtttgggttttgctcaaaCTGATATTAGTgggtgtgtggtttggtctgGGGAGTTGCTTGATATGAGACAATATCATGAAGGCGGACAGGATTTGTACGTTCGGCTGGCTGCTTTTGAGCTCGGTAAGTTCTTCACAATGAGCAGTGTTACAGACATAGATGTTTGA